The sequence below is a genomic window from Brevibacillus laterosporus.
CTCTAAACGCTGCCATTGAGTCTGCTCGTGCGGGTGAACATGGTCGAGGCTTTGGTGTAGTGGCAGATGAAGTACGCAAGCTAGCAGAACAGAGTGCAGAGGCTACACAACAAATTGCTAGAATTTTGGAAGCGCTCCATCAGGAAACCCAAACCGCTGTCGTTCATATGAACGAGGGAGAAAGCTCCGTCTCTAAGGGGCAAGAGCTAGCGAACAGGACGGTTGTCTCTATGGAAAAAGTACGTACCGGCATGGAGGGCTTTATGGAGGCGGTCGAATTGGTTCAGGTCAGTATGGTTCAAGTAAAGCAACGTTCTAGTGAGGTAACTGATGAAGTCTCTAATATTACTTCGATTACCGAAGAATCTGTAGCTAGTTTGGAGGAACTGTTCGCCTCGGCAGAGACACAACGTGATAAAATTACCAGTATTACGGAGGAAATCCACCAATTAAACGAGCTTTCCCACTCTTTACGTCAGTCTTTACATTAAGGCTCATGCAGTAGGCTTCTGCTAGTGTTTGCGGGGGAGCCTCCTGTCGTGGTAGAGTAGCAATGTATACCATGAGTAGGAGAGGTCTTATGAAGAAACGTGTGTTTCAAGGGCTAATAAATAAACTTCCGCAAAACGTAATGTCGAGACAAATGGGAAAAGTGGCTAGCTCCCGTTTCAGCCGTTTTGCCATCCAAAAATATATCAACCATTATCAGATTGACGTGTCGGAAATTGAAAAGCCTGTTCGTGAGTATCGCTCGTTAAAGGAATTTTTTACACGTCGCCTGAAGTCAGAAGCGAGACCTGTTGATTTGAATGCCGAGGTGGTGAGCCCTGTCGATGGAAAAGTGTCCCAGATGGGAGGCATCCAACAAGGTACGCTGATTCAAGCAAAGGGAAAAACCTATACGGTTAGCCAGTTGCTAGGTGATGATGAGCATATGGCCGGACGCTTTTATGGTGGCTCCTTTATGACCATCTATTTAAGTCCGCGTGACTATCATCGCATTCATATGCCTGTAGAAGGCAAACTGTTTAAATACTCCTACCTGCCAGGTAAGCTCTACCCAGTTAATGATATGGGAGTTGAACATGTAGAAAAGCTATTTGCACGCAATGAACGGCTGATTACGTACGTTCAGAGTAAGGCATGTGGAAATGTAGCTGTGGTAAAAGTAGGAGCATTATTTGTGGGTAGTGTAAAGGTTACTTATAATGCGCAAACCACAAACGTGAAAAATGGAAAGCAGGTTTGTGAAGTGATTGGTGGCACGCCTTTCTTTGAAAAAGGTAGAGAACTGGGTTGGTTTGAATTTGGTTCCACTGTTATTTTGCTATTTGAAAAAGGCGAAATGAATTGGGCAGAAGGAATTAAAGAAGGCAGTGTGGTAAAAATGGGGCAAAAAATTGCGGTTAGCACTGTACCTGTGGAATAAGACATATATTAAAAAGATCCTTTTTGCTACTTATCCTGTGATAGAGAGCAAAAGGGATTTTTTAGTGTTCCACATAAATGCTATTAGATATCTGCCTTTACAATAAGCATACAAAGAAGGAATTGATATTACAATTTCGTTCATTTGTGGGTTGGTGTAGGTTTGTGAGTGGTGAGCGAATCTTACAATATTTGCTGATGCAATTTTAATTCGATATACTGGTAGTAGATGTAATTCGTTCCAACATTCAAGTAACAATACAAAGCTTTTAAAACCGGCAGTAACTTACCCATTGATGGAATCTACCAAATAGGACAGCACAGCGAAAAAGGAGAGTTAATAAGCTATGGGGATCATTTGGCATGATATTAAGGACATTGAATCACCTTTAATGCCTCACGCATTAGAATTGTATGAACAAACGTTTACCGAAGATTTACGCGAACCGAATTCTATATTGCTCAAAGGGCTGACCAATGAAGGCCCGATAGCACCAGATACCTTTCATCTGTTGGTAGGGACGGATGAGAATCAACAAGTGATTGCTGTTAGCACCTTTCATTACCTAGCAACATGGAATCTTGGCTTTATCGTATACATGATGGTTAATCCTGCTATCCAAAGTGGTGGCATTGGTAGTAAAATGATGATGCAGATTGAGAAGATTCTGAAAGAAGATGCTCAAAACCATGGCACAGAACTGGTTGGTTTAGTACTGGAGACAGAGCGAGAAGAGGATGCACACGACGAAGAGGAGCAGGTGCTGACTCAGCGGCGTTTACGCTTCTTTAACCGAAATGGATTAGTACCTGTTAAAGGGGTTCCTTACAAACAACCACCGTTGTGGGAGAATACGAAGGAAGTTCCGCTTCATTTACTAGTGAAATGGACCAAGGACACGGATGGATTCTTACAAGAAGAGTGGTATCGTTTTGTGCAAGCTGTTTATAAGGAAAAATACGGTAAAATAAACAACGTAAAAGCAGAAATTTTGCATCAAATGGAAGCAGAATTGCTCGCTAATCTTCAAGTTTAGCAAATCCCTATCATTAAATTAAGATAATCTTAAGGTTTGTGTAAGATTGGTGAAAGAGTAACCATGTATCATTGTACATGTAAGGACGGCACGAGAGATTTGGCAAACAGAATGCCAGAATCTTAAGTGCCTCCTCAACAACAATTAGATGAAGTGGTGTTGAACATGGGTGTACCGATGCACGCTAAAACTCTGACAACTGAATACTATGAGGATCGTGAATTCCATGAATTGTATGATGAGTTTTTTGACCGAGTAAATCGTTATTTGCGTTGCCGCGTACATAATACCTGGGATGCCGACGATTTAACGACTGTAGTATTTATTAAGGCTTTGGAGAAATTCCAACAATATAGCCGTACCAGTCCGTTCGCCGGATGGGTCTTTAGCATAGCCCATCATACATTTATTGATTTTTGCCGCAAAAAGAAAGAATTGCCGATGGATCACACGGAATTCTTTGAGAGCAGTATTGATAATACATGGAATCCGGAAGAACATGCTCTCTCAAATGAGGAGACGCTCCTCCTTCGTGAAACATTAGAAAAGCTGACGCGCGATCAGCGTGATGTTTTGTCCTTGCGTTATTTCGGTGATCTGCGCATTGCACAAGTGGCTGACATCTTAGGAAAAACGGAAGCAAGCGTCAAAACGATTTCCCACAGAGGATTAAAAGAGTTACGTAAATTATATACAGGGAAAAGGCTGAAATAGGAGACTCATAGGCAGGGTCTTCTATTTTTTTACTTTCAACAAAGATTACATTGCTTAGAGATAGCGATAAATGCTTGATTATAGGCTTTATCATGTCACTCCATTTTATGTTACAATAATTGAATATAAATTCAATCGGGCTTCTAGCGATTAACCTGAATAAGAGATGAATGGGGAGTGCCTCTCTAAGCATCATATTTGAATGAAGAAAGTGGAGGGACTATCTTTGCCAGAAATTGCAATTGTAACAGATAGCACCAGTTATATTCCAAAAGAGCTTCAAGAAGAATTGCAGATTACAGTAGTACCTCTGCAAGTAGTATATGGAAACGTGGCGTATCGCGAAGAAGTAGAATTAACGGAAGCTGATTTTTACGTAAAGCTAAAAACGAGCGATCAGTTACCAACGACGTCCCAGCCACCTATTGGGGAATTTTTGGAAACCTATATGAATTTATCTAAAACACACAAGCGAGTAATTGCTATTCATATGTCAAGTGGTATTAGTGGAACCTATCAGGGGTCAGTAACGGCAACCACTATGGTCGACGATTTTCCAATCGATGTAATTGACTCTGAGATTACTACATATGCGTTGGGTGCTGTTGTTGTGGAAGCGGCTAGAATGGCACAAGCAGGTAATTCGAGAGAAGAGATTTTAGAGCGTATTGAATACATACGTGCGCAAATGAAAACGTACTTTTTAGTCGAGGATCTAGATTTCTTGTACCGAGGAGGTCGCTTATCGACTGCTCAATTGATGCTGGGCAACATGCTAAAAATCAAGCCGATCCTTACATTTGAGAATAAAAAAATCGTTCCTTATCAGAAGGTGAGAACGCGCGTTAAAGCAAAGGCTGGGATCATGGAATTGTTCGAAGCGGATGCTAAAGTGGGCAAACCTATACAGCTTTCCATCATCCAGGCGCAAGTTCAAGGAGAAGCAGAGGAATGGAGAACGTACATTGAATCTACTTATCCACATGTTTCTGTTACGATAAGTCACTTTGGCCCGGTTATTGCTACTCATGTAGGGCCAGGAGCTATTGGATTAACTTGGTATTATAAATAAGGTAGAATGCCGTTTTGCTGAAAGAAGAGCAAGCGGCGTTTTTTTAACGGATAGGAAACGATATAAGAAAGGAGAAAACCTACTTTCGTGCTTTAGAGAAAAAAAGAAAAAAGGTTGGTCAAATTGACTAACCTTAGATTTTTCAAGTAATATCAATGTTATGTAGAAACGTACAACTAGGTAATTTGGAGGTGGAGAAAGATGAGTACGATTTCCCGACAAGAAGTGGAACACGTGGCTAAATTGGCACGACTTCGTTTAACGGAAGAAGAAGCGGAGCGCTATACACGTGAATTGGATGCGATTTTAAATTTTGCTGCCCAACTAAACGAATTGGATACTACCAATGTGAAGCCGACTAGTCATGCATTTGACGTACGTAACGTTATGCGTCCTGACGTTAACCGTCCTTCCGTATCTAATGAAGAAGCACTGCGTAATGCGCCGGATCAAGAAGAAGGACAGTTCAAGGTACCAGCTGTTTTTGAATAGGAGAGAAAGGGGGAGACATTGTGTCCCTATTTGATAAACGCTTAGCAGATATACATAGCGAGCTTAAAAGGAAAGAGCTATCTGTAACAGATTTAGCTAATGAATCGCTCGCACGCATCCGTGAAGTAGACAAGGATGTACAAGCGACCTTGCTCGTTGATGAGGAGGCTGCTCTTAGTCAAGCAAGAGCAATGGATGAAAAGCTAGCTCAAGGCACAGAGGACCTCGGCCTCTTGTTCGGCCTTCCAGCTGGTGTGAAGGATAATATCGTAACAAAAGGGTTGAAAACGACATGCGCGAGCAAGCTTTTGTCCAACTATGATCCTATCTATGATGGAACAGTTAGCCAAAAGTTGAAGGAAGCCGACGCACTTGTGTTTGCTAAATTAAACATGGACGAATTCGCAATGGGTGGCTCTAACGAGAACTCTGGTTTCTATCCAACGCGCAATCCGTGGAATTTGGAGTATGTACCGGGTGGTTCGAGCGGCGGATCTGCTGCTGCGATGGCAGCTCGCCAATTCTTCTTTACACTTGGATCGGATACAGGTGGTTCTATTCGACAACCAGCGGCTTTCTGCGGTGTGGTTGGTTTGAAGCCAACTTATGGACGTGTATCTCGTTATGGCCTGGTATCCTACGCATCGTCACTTGATCAGATCGGACCGCTGACGAAAAACGTAGAGGATTCAGCTTTTGTTTTACAAGCCATTGCAGGTCATGATACTTACGATTCTACTTCGGCTGACGTGGAAGTCCCTGATTATCTATCTGCCCTGACAGGTGATGTAAAAGGACTGCGTATCGCGGTACCAAAAGAATTACTAGGAGAAGGTATTGATCCACAGGTTCGTGATTCGGTACTAGCGGCTTTAAAACAATTGGAAAGCATGGGGGCTGTTTGGAGTGAGGTATCTATGCCGCACACAAAATATGCCGTACCAGCTTATTACCTGTTGGCTTCATCAGAGGCTTCTTCTAACCTAGCACGTTTTGATGGTGTTCGTTATGGTGTACGCGCTGATAATGCGGAAAACCTGTTGGATCTGTACATGGAATCTCGCAGCCAAGGTTTTGGTGCAGAGGTCAAACGTCGTATTATGCTAGGGACATATGCCCTGTCTTCTGGTTACTATGATGCTTTCTATAAAAAGGCACAACAAGTGCGTACTTTGATTATTCAAGACTTTGAAGAAATCTTTGCGAACTTTGACATTGTGTTACATCCGACTACACCTTGCCCAGCTTTTAAACTTGGTGAAAAAATGAATGATCCTGTACAAATGTTCCTAGAGGATATTTGCACAGTAACGGTAAACTTAGCTGGTCTTCCGGCTATTTCTGTTCCATGTGGTTTCTCCGATAACGGATTGCCAATTGGTTTGCAAATGATTGGTAAAGCATTTGACGAATCCACGATTCTACGTGCGGCACATGCGTACGAGCAATCAACTAATCTGTTCCCGAACAAGCCACAATTGGGAAGGGAGGAAGTGTAACATGAGCCAAAAATTCGAAACGGTCATTGGTTTGGAAGTTCACGCTGAATTATCTACCAATAGTAAAATTTTCTGCGGTTGCAAAACCGAGTTCGGTGCACCACCTAATACACACACATGCCCGATTTGTTTAGGACATCCGGGTGTTTTACCGGTGTTGAACCAGCAAGCATTAGAATTCGCGGTGAAGGCTTCCTTAGCGATCAACTGCGAAATTTCCCGTGATACAAAATTTGATCGTAAAAACTATTTCTACCCGGATCTTCCTAAAGCTTATCAAATCTCGCAATTTGACCAACCGGTGGGGACGAACGGGTGGATTGATATTGAAGTAAATGGAAAAACCAAACGTATTCGTATCAATCGTCTGCATTTGGAAGAGGATGCTGGTAAATTGACGCACTGCGAATACGGAAGTGGTACGATGATGGACTATAACCGTGTAGGTGTGCCGTTGGTGGAGATTGTAACAGAGCCAGATATCAGTTCACCAGAAGAGGCAAAAGCGTATTTGGAGAAGCTAAAAGCGATCATTCAATATACAGAGGTATCTGATGTGAAAATGGAGCAAGGTTCTCTTCGCTGCGATGCCAACGTTTCAATTCGCCCTGTAGGCGAGACCAAGTTAGGTACAAAAACGGAATTGAAGAACATGAACTCCTTCCGTAACGTACAAGCTGCTTTGGAATACGAGGTGAAACGTCAGGAAGAAGTCGTTCAAGACGGTGGAGAAATTAAGCAGGTAACGCTACGCTGGGATGATGCTAACAAAAAAACCATCGTAATGCGTTCTAAGGAAGAGGCGCATGACTATCGTTATTTCCCAGACCCTGATCTGGTGAACGTAACGATTACGGATGAAATGATTGAGCGTATCAAAGCCTCAATTCCGGAATTACCAGATGCTCGTCAGGCACGTTATGTCGAGCAATATGGTCTATCTACATCTGATGCAGAAGTTATTACCATGACACGTGAGTCTGCTGATTTCTTTGATGCGTCAGTAGCAACAGGTGCTGATCCCAAGACAGTTGCTAACTTTTTAATGGTTGATCTGTTCGGATATCTAAATGCAGGCAATCTTGAATTCTCCGATGTCAAAATGACTCCTGTGGGTCTGGGGGAAATGGTGAAGCTGATCGAAAAGGGCACCATTTCTATTAAAATGGCCAAGACGGTCTTTACAGAAATGTTAGAGACAGGCAAGGACCCAGCAACCATTGTTGAGGAAAAAGGTTTGGTGCAAATTAGCGATGAAGGCGAATTGAAGCGCATCGTCGATGAAATCATCGCCGCTAATCAGCAATCGGTAGAAGATTACAAAGCGGGTAAAAAGCAGGCAATTGGCTTCTTAGTAGGACAAATTATGAAACAGACCAAAGGAAAAGCAAATCCAGGTGTGGTAAATAAATTGTTGGTAGAAGCGCTGGAAGCATTGTAAATTGTACGAAAGCTCCTCTCCATAACCATACTCTGGCTGGGAGAGGAGCTTTATTTGTTTGGTTGTATCTA
It includes:
- the psd gene encoding phosphatidylserine decarboxylase, which translates into the protein MKKRVFQGLINKLPQNVMSRQMGKVASSRFSRFAIQKYINHYQIDVSEIEKPVREYRSLKEFFTRRLKSEARPVDLNAEVVSPVDGKVSQMGGIQQGTLIQAKGKTYTVSQLLGDDEHMAGRFYGGSFMTIYLSPRDYHRIHMPVEGKLFKYSYLPGKLYPVNDMGVEHVEKLFARNERLITYVQSKACGNVAVVKVGALFVGSVKVTYNAQTTNVKNGKQVCEVIGGTPFFEKGRELGWFEFGSTVILLFEKGEMNWAEGIKEGSVVKMGQKIAVSTVPVE
- a CDS encoding N-acetyltransferase, which gives rise to MGIIWHDIKDIESPLMPHALELYEQTFTEDLREPNSILLKGLTNEGPIAPDTFHLLVGTDENQQVIAVSTFHYLATWNLGFIVYMMVNPAIQSGGIGSKMMMQIEKILKEDAQNHGTELVGLVLETEREEDAHDEEEQVLTQRRLRFFNRNGLVPVKGVPYKQPPLWENTKEVPLHLLVKWTKDTDGFLQEEWYRFVQAVYKEKYGKINNVKAEILHQMEAELLANLQV
- a CDS encoding sigma-70 family RNA polymerase sigma factor; amino-acid sequence: MGVPMHAKTLTTEYYEDREFHELYDEFFDRVNRYLRCRVHNTWDADDLTTVVFIKALEKFQQYSRTSPFAGWVFSIAHHTFIDFCRKKKELPMDHTEFFESSIDNTWNPEEHALSNEETLLLRETLEKLTRDQRDVLSLRYFGDLRIAQVADILGKTEASVKTISHRGLKELRKLYTGKRLK
- a CDS encoding DegV family protein, with the translated sequence MPEIAIVTDSTSYIPKELQEELQITVVPLQVVYGNVAYREEVELTEADFYVKLKTSDQLPTTSQPPIGEFLETYMNLSKTHKRVIAIHMSSGISGTYQGSVTATTMVDDFPIDVIDSEITTYALGAVVVEAARMAQAGNSREEILERIEYIRAQMKTYFLVEDLDFLYRGGRLSTAQLMLGNMLKIKPILTFENKKIVPYQKVRTRVKAKAGIMELFEADAKVGKPIQLSIIQAQVQGEAEEWRTYIESTYPHVSVTISHFGPVIATHVGPGAIGLTWYYK
- the gatC gene encoding Asp-tRNA(Asn)/Glu-tRNA(Gln) amidotransferase subunit GatC: MSTISRQEVEHVAKLARLRLTEEEAERYTRELDAILNFAAQLNELDTTNVKPTSHAFDVRNVMRPDVNRPSVSNEEALRNAPDQEEGQFKVPAVFE
- the gatA gene encoding Asp-tRNA(Asn)/Glu-tRNA(Gln) amidotransferase subunit GatA, with the protein product MSLFDKRLADIHSELKRKELSVTDLANESLARIREVDKDVQATLLVDEEAALSQARAMDEKLAQGTEDLGLLFGLPAGVKDNIVTKGLKTTCASKLLSNYDPIYDGTVSQKLKEADALVFAKLNMDEFAMGGSNENSGFYPTRNPWNLEYVPGGSSGGSAAAMAARQFFFTLGSDTGGSIRQPAAFCGVVGLKPTYGRVSRYGLVSYASSLDQIGPLTKNVEDSAFVLQAIAGHDTYDSTSADVEVPDYLSALTGDVKGLRIAVPKELLGEGIDPQVRDSVLAALKQLESMGAVWSEVSMPHTKYAVPAYYLLASSEASSNLARFDGVRYGVRADNAENLLDLYMESRSQGFGAEVKRRIMLGTYALSSGYYDAFYKKAQQVRTLIIQDFEEIFANFDIVLHPTTPCPAFKLGEKMNDPVQMFLEDICTVTVNLAGLPAISVPCGFSDNGLPIGLQMIGKAFDESTILRAAHAYEQSTNLFPNKPQLGREEV
- the gatB gene encoding Asp-tRNA(Asn)/Glu-tRNA(Gln) amidotransferase subunit GatB — encoded protein: MSQKFETVIGLEVHAELSTNSKIFCGCKTEFGAPPNTHTCPICLGHPGVLPVLNQQALEFAVKASLAINCEISRDTKFDRKNYFYPDLPKAYQISQFDQPVGTNGWIDIEVNGKTKRIRINRLHLEEDAGKLTHCEYGSGTMMDYNRVGVPLVEIVTEPDISSPEEAKAYLEKLKAIIQYTEVSDVKMEQGSLRCDANVSIRPVGETKLGTKTELKNMNSFRNVQAALEYEVKRQEEVVQDGGEIKQVTLRWDDANKKTIVMRSKEEAHDYRYFPDPDLVNVTITDEMIERIKASIPELPDARQARYVEQYGLSTSDAEVITMTRESADFFDASVATGADPKTVANFLMVDLFGYLNAGNLEFSDVKMTPVGLGEMVKLIEKGTISIKMAKTVFTEMLETGKDPATIVEEKGLVQISDEGELKRIVDEIIAANQQSVEDYKAGKKQAIGFLVGQIMKQTKGKANPGVVNKLLVEALEAL